The following proteins come from a genomic window of Malus sylvestris chromosome 4, drMalSylv7.2, whole genome shotgun sequence:
- the LOC126618648 gene encoding ER lumen protein-retaining receptor produces the protein MNIFRLAGDMTHLASVLVLLLKIHTIKSCSGVSLKTQELYALVFATRYLDIFVTYVSFYNTVMKLIFLGSSFSIVWYIRRHRVVRRSYDKDQDTFRHLFLLLPCLVLALVINEKFTFKEVMWTFSIYLEAVAILPQLVLLQRTRNIDNLTGQYVFLLGAYRALYILNWIYRYFTEEHYVHWITWIAGIIQTLLYADFFYYYFQSWKNSVKLELPA, from the exons ATGAATATATTCAGATTAGCAGGGGATATGACCCATTTGGCCAGCGTTCTGGTTTTGCTTCTCAAGATCCACACTATCAAATCCTGTTCTG GTGTTTCCTTGAAGACTCAAGAACTCTATGCTCTTGTCTTTGCAACCCGCTATTTGGATATTTTTGTTACCTACGTCTCGTTTTATAATACTGTGATGAAGTTGATATTTTTGGGTAGCTCTTTCTCAATTGTTTGGTACATAAGGCGCCATAGGGTTGTTCGGAGATCATATGATAAGGACCAAGACACATTCCGCCATTTATTTCTTCTGCTCCCTTGTCTTGTTTTGGCCCTGGTTATAAATGAGAAGTTCACTTTTAAAGAG GTGATGTGGACATTTTCCATATATTTGGAAGCAGTTGCCATACTTCCTCAACTGGTGCTGTTGCAAAGGACAAGAAACATTGACAACTTAACAGGGCAATATGTTTTCCTTCTTGG AGCATATCGAGCATTATACATATTGAACTGGATTTATCGCTACTTTACTGAGGAACACTATGTCCACTGGATAA CTTGGATCGCAGGGATTATCCAGACTTTGCTCTATGCTGATTTCTTCTACTATTACTTCCAGAG CTGGAAGAACAGCGTAAAGCTCGAGCTACCAGCTTGA
- the LOC126618645 gene encoding F-box protein FBW2-like, with product MEDERRWEDLKMDCLVKVFERVGVESLLLDVPFVCKSWHKATLNPSSWKNLVFPEFEPEPFEFDPYPFYERFLTEYRVGEDRFSVTDFIKLVVNRSRGSAVSVKLPGCCPDEAFEHVANVCPDLVILGLPRFLLYGSINVELIGKFKCLAILSLGCCHELEKILAVVSVHCKFLLHLILSNADVGKDEATAIVNLVPNIKRLTLHRATIDKDNLVVLLQGCKDLDYLDATDCIGFNEDDEEISQLASNIKMFMCEGSKERSEISVAFEAMMSEMQNFDFSQLATMFAEVDGDEEEVDEEVNEEGSSTPNI from the exons ATGGAAGATGAACGAAGATGGGAGGACTTAAAGATGGACTGCTTGGTGAAAGTATTTGAAAGAGTTGGAGTGGAGTCGCTGCTGTTGGATGTCCCTTTCGTGTGCAAGTCGTGGCACAAAGCAACCCTAAATCCTTCAAGCTGGAAAAATCTTGTTTTCCCTGAATTTGAACCCGAACCTTTTGAGTTCGATCCATATCCCTTTTACGAAAGATTTCTTACTGAATATCGGGTCGGTGAGGATCGCTTCTCTGTCACTGATTTTATAAAGCTTGTAGTCAATCGTAGCCGCGGAAGTGCTGTTTCTGTCAAGCTACCTGGTTGCTGCCCAGATGAAGCATTTGAGCATGTTGCTAATGT GTGTCCTGACCTTGTGATTCTGGGTTTACCCAGATTTCTGCTGTATGGTAGCATAAATGTAGAATTAATTGGAAAGTTCAAATGCTTGGCGATACTGTCTTTGGGCTGCTGCCACGAATTGGAGAAAATACTTGCCGTGGTTAGCGTCCACTGCAAGTTTCTTCTTCATTTAATCTTGTCGAATGCAGACGTTGGAAAAGATGAGGCAACGGCGATTGTCAACTTGGTGCCTAATATCAAGCGGCTTACCCTGCATCGGGCAACCATTGATAAGGACAATCTCGTCGTTTTACTGCAGGGCTGCAAAGATCTTGATTATTTGGATGCCACAGATTGTATTGGGTTTAATGAGGACGACGAGGAGATATCTCAGCTAGCTTCCAACATTAAGATGTTTATGTGCGAGGGATCAAAAGAGCGCTCTGAAATTTCTGTTGCTTTTGAAGCTATGATGTCGGAAATGCAGAACTTTGATTTCTCTCAACTCGCTACAATGTTTGCTGAGGTTGATGGTGATGAAGAAGAGGTTGACGAGGAGGTTAATGAGGAAGGAAGTTCAACACCAAACATCTGA